Proteins co-encoded in one Streptomyces roseochromogenus subsp. oscitans DS 12.976 genomic window:
- a CDS encoding DUF2637 domain-containing protein, translating into MTSRTATTPSDIPGAKTIRVGIAMLAVFAFVLSYDALRQMAVATHIRGLLTYAFPLVIDGFIGIGIGAQLMLRSAPPRSRRYVGTLVALATGVSIWANALHAVRLNQQTLPVSGLRLGDLTVGALSALAPLALAGAVHLYLVIRRHSAARPQEAVELTTADVADIPTDVARDVADVASGATKVAEVPAPSTTAKAHTPGEVSAERLALARTAPLGRGGRASRRHIESTFRARDLTIGRKEADQLKDIIQAELDDAALVAARLSTAVGEAPTAPTPADLPPRSARLARPLSENLS; encoded by the coding sequence TTGACCTCCCGCACCGCCACCACGCCCTCCGACATACCGGGCGCCAAAACGATCCGCGTGGGCATAGCGATGCTCGCCGTGTTCGCCTTCGTCCTCTCCTACGACGCCCTTCGTCAGATGGCCGTCGCCACCCACATCCGCGGACTGCTCACCTACGCCTTCCCGCTCGTGATCGACGGCTTCATCGGCATCGGCATCGGCGCCCAGCTCATGCTGCGCAGCGCCCCACCGCGCTCACGGCGGTACGTAGGGACACTCGTCGCTCTGGCCACCGGAGTGAGCATCTGGGCCAACGCCCTGCACGCCGTCCGCCTCAACCAGCAGACCCTCCCGGTCAGCGGCCTCCGGCTCGGCGACCTCACCGTCGGCGCGCTGTCCGCCCTCGCCCCGCTCGCGCTGGCCGGCGCCGTCCACCTCTACCTCGTCATCCGCCGCCACTCCGCCGCCCGCCCCCAGGAGGCGGTGGAGCTGACCACTGCCGACGTGGCTGACATCCCCACCGACGTGGCGCGAGATGTTGCCGACGTGGCCTCAGGCGCCACCAAAGTGGCGGAGGTCCCGGCGCCGTCCACCACAGCCAAGGCCCACACGCCTGGCGAGGTCTCCGCTGAACGGCTCGCTCTCGCCCGCACCGCGCCACTGGGACGAGGCGGCCGCGCCTCACGCCGCCACATCGAGAGCACCTTCCGCGCCAGGGACCTCACCATCGGCCGGAAGGAGGCGGACCAGCTGAAGGACATCATCCAGGCCGAACTCGACGACGCAGCCCTAGTCGCCGCCCGGCTGTCCACAGCTGTGGGCGAAGCGCCGACCGCCCCCACTCCCGCAGACCTTCCACCACGGTCTGCCCGTCTCGCTCGCCCCCTTTCGGAGAACCTCTCGTGA
- a CDS encoding ATP-binding protein — MTGSGKTTVAQALAARGFTRLSVDEEVHRLHGRYGVDYPEHTYFEREQPVIDAVRQRFVKELSAGNDVVLDHGLWRRSERDAWRQAAREAGGCPLVVYLPADRNELLRRLAERNQREDANALTVTPEALDDFFARFDVPAEDEEVIVYTGSVDSLLTTLTTDRQS; from the coding sequence CTGACCGGCTCCGGGAAGACCACCGTCGCCCAGGCCCTGGCCGCACGCGGCTTCACCCGGCTGTCCGTGGACGAGGAGGTACACCGCCTCCACGGCCGCTACGGCGTGGACTACCCGGAGCACACCTACTTCGAGCGCGAACAGCCCGTGATCGACGCGGTTCGCCAGAGGTTCGTCAAGGAACTCAGCGCCGGCAACGACGTCGTCCTGGATCACGGGCTGTGGCGCCGCAGCGAGCGCGACGCTTGGCGGCAGGCCGCCCGCGAGGCGGGCGGCTGTCCCCTGGTCGTCTACCTCCCCGCCGACCGCAACGAGCTGCTGCGGCGCCTGGCAGAGCGCAACCAGCGCGAAGACGCCAACGCCCTCACTGTCACCCCTGAAGCCCTCGACGACTTCTTCGCCCGCTTCGACGTCCCGGCCGAGGACGAGGAAGTGATCGTCTACACCGGCAGTGTCGACAGCCTGCTGACCACCCTCACCACAGATCGGCAGAGCTGA
- a CDS encoding helix-turn-helix domain-containing protein, with product MDAQGEEITVEQAAEDFAAELARWREVRGMSKRALAQAMGFDPSYVSHMESGRHKPSEDFARLADDALNAGKAIWRRWCDYEQARARETRGKRPSAAPPPRRPEQPYATGSALVVEHDAACLKYDGRNYRLTMRRLLRNTGSEPVTRYLIRISVDRYPGDPERSNAHYRAHPLTWDELALTATCRGEAMRWQAKHDRDAFKEVWLLFDNEHGRFPLYPGESVWIEYAYTVGDDKWGNWFQRAVRLPTEQLEVQLVFPASLDPVVWGTETSMTAEASPLRTPPVRSDEAGLRHFTWITTTPALHARYRLEWRFRARPDGKADQGSSGD from the coding sequence ATGGACGCGCAGGGCGAGGAGATCACCGTCGAGCAGGCGGCCGAGGACTTCGCGGCCGAGCTGGCACGCTGGCGGGAAGTGCGCGGCATGTCCAAGCGGGCACTCGCGCAGGCCATGGGATTCGACCCGTCCTACGTCAGCCACATGGAATCCGGCCGCCACAAACCCAGCGAGGATTTCGCCCGCCTCGCCGACGACGCCCTGAACGCCGGCAAGGCGATCTGGCGGCGGTGGTGCGACTACGAGCAGGCGAGAGCCCGCGAGACACGGGGCAAGCGTCCGTCGGCTGCCCCGCCGCCACGCAGGCCCGAGCAGCCGTACGCCACCGGCTCCGCCCTCGTCGTCGAACACGACGCAGCCTGCCTGAAATACGACGGCCGCAACTACCGGCTCACCATGCGCCGCCTGCTGCGGAACACCGGCAGCGAGCCGGTGACCCGCTACCTGATCCGCATCAGCGTCGACCGCTACCCCGGCGACCCCGAGCGGTCCAACGCCCACTACCGGGCCCATCCCCTGACCTGGGACGAACTGGCCCTCACCGCTACCTGCCGGGGCGAGGCGATGCGCTGGCAGGCCAAACACGACCGCGACGCCTTCAAGGAAGTCTGGCTGCTGTTCGACAACGAACACGGCCGCTTCCCGCTCTACCCCGGCGAATCCGTATGGATCGAGTACGCCTACACCGTCGGCGACGACAAGTGGGGCAACTGGTTCCAGCGAGCCGTCCGCCTGCCCACCGAACAACTCGAAGTCCAGCTCGTCTTCCCCGCCAGCCTCGACCCCGTCGTATGGGGCACCGAGACCTCGATGACCGCCGAAGCCTCCCCGCTGCGCACCCCGCCCGTCCGCAGCGACGAGGCCGGACTACGGCACTTCACATGGATCACGACCACACCCGCGCTACACGCTCGGTACCGTCTGGAATGGCGATTCCGGGCACGGCCCGACGGCAAAGCAGATCAAGGGAGTTCAGGTGACTGA
- a CDS encoding thiol-activated cytolysin family protein: MAKSTAGENSRTETCTAVLENGSARLAWLPVEDADRYEISRIGWEDEYEPVVVDGGETSTVVPVPADGDGPVETADFQLIALSGSTPIAALVLGTGRNPKEPANMTEYVRSLLTWEKVARQIKTPSRNPVGSPRVTKEQDGGKWYRVTSQDHQFSKTPKNLVLRNPNADVLWPGALIQGGPASEGALSELVIEERTPINISCSAAVPEPRARLENPSASAAQEAIAKMIRDQKGVSGSMYYKMVEASSVESALLEVDVSASYMGFSGRGNTKLEKSRDEKTILACFLQGAFSISCDGKSSPRKWFTDKLTWGDVKELEDIGRIGRKNPPLYISEVSYGRSLLFAFITKAEITKAKAALEFAYKGLKGEGKGKLEAEYKKILNESRLEIITRGGDQKSIMEMIKKGALGEYFEKPPKLADFVPMSYTLKSLLTGDVARLGEVANYTTIKRVPLDKTVIRFEPMAMSVNDGTIGPIALTHKSKKITGTLGPGGTQYPEGEGWEWDFQMSNKRIEIACEGPGDVRFSVTVQPTDKHLEGGGVEAYKFAVVDVMKRRTYNVTFRVRLTF, translated from the coding sequence ATGGCCAAGTCAACTGCCGGGGAGAATTCCCGGACGGAAACCTGCACCGCAGTGCTCGAAAACGGATCGGCACGGCTGGCATGGCTGCCGGTGGAAGATGCGGACCGCTACGAGATCTCCCGTATCGGCTGGGAGGACGAATATGAACCGGTCGTGGTGGACGGGGGCGAGACATCGACAGTTGTCCCCGTTCCAGCAGACGGAGATGGACCGGTTGAGACGGCCGACTTCCAGCTGATCGCCTTGTCGGGGTCGACACCGATCGCCGCCCTCGTGCTCGGCACCGGCCGGAATCCGAAGGAGCCGGCGAACATGACCGAATACGTACGCAGCCTGCTCACTTGGGAAAAGGTAGCCAGACAGATCAAGACCCCGTCCAGGAACCCTGTCGGCAGCCCGAGGGTCACCAAGGAACAGGACGGGGGCAAGTGGTACAGGGTGACCAGCCAGGATCACCAGTTCAGCAAAACACCCAAGAACCTCGTGCTCAGGAACCCGAACGCTGACGTGTTGTGGCCGGGTGCCCTCATCCAAGGCGGACCCGCTTCCGAGGGCGCCCTATCCGAGCTGGTCATCGAAGAGCGGACGCCGATCAACATCAGTTGCAGTGCCGCTGTACCAGAACCCAGAGCGCGGCTCGAAAATCCTTCCGCGTCCGCGGCTCAAGAAGCCATCGCCAAAATGATCCGAGACCAAAAAGGCGTCTCCGGCTCCATGTACTACAAAATGGTCGAGGCGTCTTCGGTCGAGTCAGCGCTCCTGGAGGTGGATGTCTCTGCCAGCTACATGGGCTTCAGCGGCAGAGGGAACACCAAGCTGGAGAAGAGTAGAGACGAGAAGACGATCTTGGCTTGCTTCCTCCAGGGGGCCTTCTCCATCAGCTGTGACGGCAAGAGCAGCCCGAGGAAATGGTTCACCGACAAGCTGACTTGGGGGGACGTCAAGGAACTCGAAGACATCGGACGCATCGGACGCAAAAACCCGCCGCTATACATCTCAGAAGTCTCCTACGGTCGTTCACTCTTGTTCGCGTTCATCACTAAAGCGGAGATCACGAAGGCCAAAGCCGCCCTCGAGTTCGCCTATAAGGGGCTAAAAGGCGAAGGGAAGGGAAAGTTGGAGGCTGAGTACAAGAAGATCCTCAACGAGTCACGACTGGAGATCATCACTCGGGGTGGCGACCAGAAGTCCATCATGGAAATGATCAAGAAAGGGGCGCTTGGCGAATACTTCGAGAAGCCGCCGAAGCTGGCCGACTTCGTCCCCATGTCCTACACCCTGAAGTCGCTGCTGACTGGGGACGTGGCACGACTGGGAGAAGTCGCCAACTACACCACCATCAAGCGAGTACCGCTCGACAAAACCGTCATTCGGTTCGAGCCCATGGCCATGTCGGTCAACGACGGCACCATCGGACCGATCGCTCTGACCCACAAGAGTAAGAAGATCACCGGCACTCTGGGCCCTGGAGGAACGCAGTACCCAGAAGGGGAGGGCTGGGAATGGGATTTCCAGATGAGCAACAAGCGAATCGAGATCGCCTGCGAGGGTCCGGGCGATGTACGGTTCAGTGTCACGGTCCAGCCCACTGATAAACACCTCGAGGGTGGCGGAGTCGAAGCCTACAAGTTCGCCGTCGTGGACGTAATGAAGAGACGGACATATAATGTGACTTTCCGCGTAAGGCTCACGTTCTGA
- a CDS encoding PLAT/LH2 domain-containing protein, with translation MTVKVIRAKGSDVCPSGSYALYEHPNCNGSVEGRVVIADESIAKNFGEIGDRGFSDTATCVVNKTKRTLELFQHPDLKGECLKVPPGGPYDLRELKNERGACLNDDVSSTRIGDVPSQGLINQFRNSGYQVFGGKVDKETGNAEGASGMFGAFANVGYVATGGKIAGKDQQAEQVAAAEKAAAAKAAAREVLYEVRIITAKDDWAGTDADVFCQFARGDRKSGWTKLDKPNYNDFEKGDDDTYSVYAPGDFGDPKHIEFKVENKDDMWLLQWVTVKPWGHGSRGPVWHCPLLNDTKVWMHTKNLAPGEGAGGLTVGAQVSLFLAPGESAVKGEPNPDAERYGRAVVGAWKHPG, from the coding sequence ATGACCGTCAAAGTGATCCGCGCAAAAGGCTCCGACGTCTGCCCGTCCGGCTCCTACGCCCTGTACGAGCACCCCAACTGCAATGGCTCCGTCGAAGGGCGGGTCGTGATCGCGGACGAGTCGATAGCGAAGAACTTCGGCGAGATCGGCGATCGCGGCTTCAGTGACACGGCCACCTGCGTGGTGAACAAGACCAAGCGCACCCTGGAGTTGTTCCAGCATCCCGACCTCAAAGGCGAATGCCTCAAGGTGCCACCGGGTGGCCCCTACGACCTGAGGGAGCTCAAGAACGAGCGCGGTGCATGCCTGAACGACGACGTGTCCTCCACGCGCATCGGCGACGTTCCGTCTCAGGGGCTGATCAACCAGTTCCGGAACTCTGGCTACCAGGTCTTCGGCGGCAAGGTCGACAAGGAAACGGGTAACGCCGAGGGCGCTTCCGGTATGTTCGGCGCTTTCGCGAACGTCGGCTACGTGGCCACCGGTGGCAAGATCGCCGGCAAGGATCAGCAAGCCGAACAGGTGGCCGCCGCAGAGAAAGCGGCAGCAGCAAAGGCGGCGGCGAGGGAGGTCCTGTACGAGGTCCGCATCATCACCGCGAAAGACGACTGGGCCGGCACCGACGCCGACGTGTTCTGTCAGTTCGCCAGAGGCGACCGAAAGTCGGGATGGACGAAGCTGGACAAGCCTAACTACAACGACTTCGAGAAGGGCGACGACGACACGTACTCCGTCTACGCACCAGGCGACTTCGGCGACCCCAAGCACATCGAGTTCAAAGTCGAGAACAAAGACGACATGTGGCTACTCCAGTGGGTCACCGTGAAGCCCTGGGGCCACGGGTCCAGAGGGCCCGTCTGGCACTGCCCGCTGCTCAACGACACCAAGGTCTGGATGCACACGAAGAATCTGGCCCCGGGTGAGGGAGCAGGTGGCCTTACCGTCGGGGCTCAAGTGAGCCTCTTCCTCGCGCCAGGCGAGTCGGCTGTGAAGGGCGAACCCAACCCGGACGCGGAAAGGTACGGGCGCGCGGTGGTGGGAGCCTGGAAGCACCCTGGCTGA
- a CDS encoding relaxase/mobilization nuclease domain-containing protein, with product MIAAIKPAGSNTRGLLAYLYGPGRQDEHLDPHIVAAFAMLGMPDPGRDENATLTQLARHLDAPVQLRNSEFGKKVTDHVWHCPVRAAPEDRYLSDAEWGEIARRIVEAAGIAPAGDDLACRWIAVRHADDHIHILATTVREDGRRPKLHDSGIRVGDACRQIEKDYGLRQLKKGDRTAARPPSQAEMHKAERLGWEQPSRAWLQDRIRAAIPHATNAEELLAYLEADGIAVKPRRGPSGDLLGYAVGRPGDLNKNGEQIFHPGGKIAPDLTLPKLQARLEAGRPEEHPTARRNRPTTVWHQATDALDTLHADLADDAHAQAHVTAFGELLEATAQKAPVRLKAELRAASKAFARAERSQIRAEDRAAHALRLAARDIAHTATGPDGSALAALLAALVWATIVAARWHEAKDHAHQAEAARRAVQHLQAAADRALAPMLGELSARPPREAARRALVSDVRAAVPDHAERILADPAWPALATVLADAEARGHPPHQLLREAAAQRELTTARQPARVLISRIQHTGRNPAPNRRAEAARRRSTLAGSIPAQESRTPQPATVTATPTGQQHGQRR from the coding sequence GTGATCGCCGCCATCAAGCCCGCCGGGTCCAACACCCGCGGCCTGCTCGCCTACCTCTACGGCCCCGGACGCCAGGACGAGCACCTCGACCCGCACATCGTCGCCGCCTTCGCGATGCTCGGCATGCCCGACCCCGGCCGCGACGAGAACGCCACCCTCACCCAGCTCGCCCGCCACCTCGATGCGCCCGTTCAGCTTCGGAACAGTGAGTTCGGCAAGAAGGTGACCGACCACGTCTGGCACTGTCCCGTCCGTGCCGCTCCCGAGGACCGCTACCTCTCCGATGCCGAGTGGGGCGAGATCGCCCGGCGCATCGTCGAAGCCGCGGGCATCGCCCCCGCGGGCGACGACCTGGCCTGCCGCTGGATCGCCGTACGCCACGCCGACGACCACATCCACATCCTCGCCACCACCGTCCGCGAAGACGGCCGCCGCCCCAAACTCCACGACAGCGGCATACGCGTCGGCGACGCCTGCCGCCAGATCGAGAAGGACTACGGGCTCAGGCAGTTGAAGAAGGGCGACCGCACCGCGGCCCGCCCGCCCTCCCAGGCCGAGATGCACAAGGCCGAACGACTCGGCTGGGAGCAGCCCAGCCGGGCATGGCTCCAGGACCGCATCCGCGCCGCCATCCCCCACGCGACCAACGCCGAGGAACTCCTCGCCTACCTCGAAGCCGACGGCATCGCGGTCAAACCGCGCCGCGGACCGTCAGGCGACCTCCTCGGCTACGCCGTCGGCCGCCCCGGAGACCTCAACAAGAACGGGGAACAGATCTTCCACCCCGGCGGAAAGATCGCCCCCGACCTCACCCTGCCCAAGCTGCAGGCCCGCCTCGAAGCCGGCCGGCCCGAAGAACACCCCACTGCCCGCCGCAACCGCCCCACCACCGTCTGGCACCAGGCCACCGACGCCCTCGACACCCTCCACGCTGATCTCGCCGACGACGCCCACGCTCAGGCTCACGTCACCGCGTTCGGCGAGTTGCTTGAAGCCACCGCCCAGAAGGCACCCGTTCGTCTGAAGGCCGAACTGCGTGCGGCCTCGAAGGCGTTCGCCCGAGCCGAGCGTTCCCAGATCCGGGCGGAAGATCGTGCTGCCCATGCGCTGCGCCTCGCTGCCCGGGACATCGCCCACACGGCCACCGGCCCGGACGGCAGCGCGCTCGCCGCGCTGCTCGCCGCCCTGGTGTGGGCCACGATCGTCGCTGCCCGCTGGCACGAAGCGAAGGACCACGCCCACCAGGCCGAAGCTGCCCGTCGGGCGGTGCAGCACCTCCAAGCCGCAGCAGACCGTGCACTCGCCCCGATGCTCGGTGAACTCTCAGCCCGCCCGCCCAGGGAGGCAGCCCGTCGGGCTCTGGTCAGTGACGTACGGGCAGCCGTCCCCGACCACGCCGAGCGGATCCTCGCCGACCCCGCGTGGCCCGCGCTCGCCACCGTCCTCGCCGACGCCGAAGCCCGCGGCCACCCACCCCACCAACTGCTCAGGGAAGCCGCTGCCCAGCGGGAACTGACCACTGCCCGCCAGCCCGCCCGTGTCCTGATCAGCCGCATCCAGCACACCGGCCGCAACCCGGCACCCAACCGCCGCGCCGAAGCCGCCCGCCGACGCTCGACACTCGCGGGCTCCATCCCTGCCCAGGAAAGCCGTACTCCTCAGCCCGCAACGGTGACGGCGACACCCACAGGCCAGCAGCACGGGCAGCGCCGATAG
- a CDS encoding GNAT family N-acetyltransferase — MTDWTVAELGPHDRRVVTEAITLFEAVVGRGALIVDQALQGLHDGTLLFLAARSGTQSAVVGAATACVLDDDSYGELVAPMPASALAATPPSVDGRRIGRLGTLAVAASMRRRGVGSALTAQCTQWLRQRCTEAYTISWLHSEPDRSEGVLKAFGWQPVAVLHDYWVRATTTGEADCSQCGRPCHCPGLLLRLTGDR, encoded by the coding sequence ATGACGGACTGGACCGTTGCCGAACTCGGACCCCACGACCGGCGAGTCGTGACGGAGGCCATCACCTTGTTCGAGGCGGTCGTGGGGCGCGGCGCGCTCATCGTCGACCAGGCACTCCAAGGTCTCCACGACGGGACGCTGCTCTTCCTGGCAGCTCGCTCAGGGACGCAATCGGCTGTGGTGGGCGCGGCTACTGCCTGCGTGCTGGATGACGACAGTTACGGGGAACTCGTCGCTCCCATGCCGGCCAGCGCCCTTGCCGCCACCCCACCTTCGGTCGACGGCCGACGGATCGGACGTCTGGGCACCCTGGCCGTGGCCGCCTCGATGCGCCGACGTGGCGTCGGCAGCGCCCTCACCGCACAGTGCACGCAATGGTTGCGACAACGATGCACCGAGGCGTACACGATCTCCTGGCTGCACAGTGAACCGGACCGCAGCGAAGGCGTACTGAAGGCTTTCGGCTGGCAGCCAGTCGCCGTTCTGCACGACTACTGGGTACGGGCAACGACGACCGGCGAGGCAGACTGCTCCCAGTGTGGTCGGCCCTGTCACTGCCCCGGCCTGCTGCTGCGTCTGACCGGTGACCGGTGA
- a CDS encoding peptide deformylase codes for MTDVRPSQRMRDLGVVQHGAGILTEPARAFDLPAERDEAERIVDELFAAIERIGQVHPFAKGMGIAAPQIGIARAAAVVLPPDDAPAVILLNPRITNRSGEMDEQYEGCLSFFDVRGLVPRPLKITVQATVLTGETTTTEYERGLARLIHHEIDHLDGLLYTARMRNGVDPIPVEEYRQTGRAWAYE; via the coding sequence GTGACTGACGTGCGGCCCAGCCAGCGCATGCGAGACCTCGGCGTCGTCCAGCACGGCGCCGGCATCCTCACCGAACCGGCCCGCGCATTCGACCTGCCCGCCGAGCGTGACGAAGCCGAACGCATCGTGGACGAACTCTTCGCCGCCATCGAACGCATCGGCCAGGTACACCCCTTCGCCAAAGGCATGGGCATCGCCGCCCCGCAGATCGGCATCGCCCGCGCCGCCGCCGTCGTCCTGCCTCCCGACGACGCCCCGGCCGTCATCCTGCTCAACCCCCGGATCACCAACCGTTCCGGGGAGATGGACGAGCAGTACGAGGGCTGCCTCAGCTTCTTCGACGTACGCGGCCTCGTCCCTCGCCCGCTGAAGATCACGGTGCAGGCCACCGTCCTGACTGGCGAGACCACGACGACCGAATACGAACGCGGTCTCGCCCGCCTCATCCACCACGAAATCGACCACCTCGACGGCTTGCTGTACACCGCTCGCATGCGGAACGGAGTCGACCCCATTCCAGTGGAGGAGTACCGGCAGACAGGTAGGGCCTGGGCGTACGAGTAG
- a CDS encoding SET domain-containing protein-lysine N-methyltransferase, with the protein MVAVRIVDQPGTGLGLVTEVALREGDVVASICGAEYRSHPTRTSIQIADDRHMDGLQVVAYLNHSCDPGTYVDVRALTVIAARNLVPGDALTFFYPSTEWAMACPFVCACASDGCLGRVHGAQRVPTAVLSRYRLSAHIRELVTVRDAAAAP; encoded by the coding sequence ATGGTGGCTGTGCGGATCGTTGACCAACCCGGAACCGGCCTCGGCCTGGTCACCGAGGTTGCCCTCAGGGAAGGCGATGTGGTGGCCTCGATCTGTGGGGCTGAGTACCGTTCCCACCCCACTCGCACCTCCATCCAGATCGCCGATGACCGGCACATGGACGGCCTGCAGGTCGTGGCCTACCTCAACCATTCCTGTGATCCGGGCACCTACGTCGACGTCAGGGCTCTGACCGTCATCGCGGCCCGGAATCTGGTCCCCGGGGACGCGCTGACCTTCTTCTATCCCTCCACAGAATGGGCCATGGCCTGCCCTTTCGTCTGCGCGTGCGCGAGTGACGGATGCCTGGGCCGTGTCCACGGAGCTCAGAGGGTGCCAACAGCCGTACTCAGCCGCTATCGCCTCAGCGCACACATCCGGGAGCTGGTCACCGTCAGAGACGCTGCCGCGGCGCCCTGA
- a CDS encoding MobC family plasmid mobilization relaxosome protein, producing the protein MAETARRQGAPGQEAGAEGGPDADQLHAVQREILRPVREDAATAGEPTVKSVQPAIRRFTGEKRDARVGPLRFLDEERAHLRGVAAEHGYKGDSGFAADVVLAFITGRFTANLPLSEDRRRTHHFRAQVLRELNRIGVNVNQIARALNSDLTPPDLRQRLAELQQLLELIAEALCQPVEPAVQEEEELSA; encoded by the coding sequence GTGGCGGAGACGGCCCGGCGCCAGGGGGCGCCAGGCCAGGAGGCCGGGGCCGAGGGCGGCCCCGACGCGGACCAACTCCACGCCGTCCAGCGCGAGATCCTGCGCCCCGTACGCGAAGACGCTGCCACCGCTGGCGAGCCCACCGTGAAGAGCGTCCAGCCGGCGATCCGCCGCTTCACCGGCGAGAAGCGTGATGCACGCGTCGGTCCCCTGCGGTTCCTCGATGAGGAGCGTGCCCATCTCCGGGGCGTCGCCGCCGAGCACGGCTACAAGGGCGACTCCGGGTTCGCCGCGGACGTGGTCCTCGCCTTCATCACCGGACGGTTCACCGCGAACCTGCCGCTGTCCGAGGACCGCCGCCGCACCCACCACTTCCGCGCCCAGGTCCTGCGCGAGCTCAACCGGATCGGCGTCAACGTCAACCAGATCGCCCGCGCCCTCAACAGCGACCTCACCCCGCCCGACCTCCGCCAACGCCTGGCCGAACTCCAGCAGCTGCTGGAGCTGATCGCCGAGGCCCTGTGCCAGCCCGTCGAGCCGGCCGTGCAGGAAGAAGAGGAGCTGTCCGCGTGA
- a CDS encoding ParB/RepB/Spo0J family partition protein, protein MFSEDELHDLAESIKAEGQHEPIVLDADGVLLDGRNRLAACEIAGVQPRFTTYTGDDPMGMILSLNVYRRNISKGQQAMIVAMARLFSEHSLRDHAKLHGLSLTRISNAVTVLKHSRHIAEQVRTGTLSLDAAYSTVREHKARSAALQAQHDRLREHAPDLAEQVTEGLITLDDATAALDERQEEERLRKHVGDADALRLADGDTAPPLAQLVEQGHLTWHQAHQDAEQFRADRQDAIHRARQALQLIAENWAAVQDLAARSGTAYARDILDGLAPEARSLAQSLTTLA, encoded by the coding sequence ATGTTCAGCGAGGACGAGCTGCACGACCTCGCCGAGTCCATCAAGGCCGAGGGCCAGCACGAACCGATCGTCCTCGATGCCGACGGCGTCCTCCTCGACGGCCGCAACCGTCTCGCCGCCTGCGAGATCGCCGGCGTCCAGCCCCGCTTCACCACCTACACCGGCGACGACCCTATGGGGATGATCCTCTCCCTCAACGTGTACCGCCGGAACATCAGCAAAGGCCAGCAGGCCATGATCGTCGCGATGGCCCGTCTCTTTTCGGAACACTCCCTGCGGGACCACGCCAAGCTCCACGGCCTCAGCCTGACCCGCATCTCCAACGCGGTCACGGTCCTCAAGCACTCCCGCCACATCGCCGAACAGGTCCGCACCGGCACCCTCAGCCTTGACGCCGCCTACAGCACCGTCCGCGAGCACAAGGCCCGCTCGGCCGCTCTCCAGGCCCAGCATGACCGCCTGCGTGAGCACGCTCCCGACCTCGCCGAACAGGTCACCGAGGGCCTGATCACCCTCGATGACGCCACGGCGGCACTCGACGAGCGGCAGGAAGAGGAACGACTCCGAAAGCACGTGGGCGACGCCGACGCCCTCCGGCTCGCCGACGGAGACACCGCACCGCCCCTCGCCCAGCTCGTCGAGCAAGGACACCTCACCTGGCACCAGGCCCACCAGGATGCCGAACAGTTCCGCGCCGACCGGCAGGACGCCATCCACCGAGCACGGCAGGCCCTCCAGCTGATCGCCGAGAACTGGGCCGCCGTCCAGGACCTCGCCGCCCGATCGGGCACCGCCTACGCGCGGGACATCCTCGACGGCCTCGCACCCGAAGCCCGCTCCCTCGCCCAGAGCCTGACCACTCTGGCCTGA